One part of the Tachysurus fulvidraco isolate hzauxx_2018 chromosome 23, HZAU_PFXX_2.0, whole genome shotgun sequence genome encodes these proteins:
- the LOC113641706 gene encoding MRG/MORF4L-binding protein: MGEAELVSADEKQVDSESCAADESVVWSQEVEVCLFHAMLGHKPVGVNRHFHMICIRDKFSQNIGRQVSSKVIWDHLGTMYDMQALHESEILPFPNSEKSFVLPDDIIQEVREGKVGSEDDIKEEFKEERDLSATHEEGSNSSVKMAERSSSGREKEKEREREREKGNSVESGSKEAASEKRKRNRATEKTLSTGNPSSPGGAKRRRT, translated from the exons ATGGGAGAAGCTGAATTAGTGTCAGCAGACGAAAAACAAGTGGATTCCGAATCCTGTGCTGCCGATGAGTCAGTGGTATGGAGTCAAGAGGTGGAAGTGTGTCTATTTCACGCCATGTTGGGGCACAAACCAGTCG GGGTCAATCGTCATTTCCACATGATTTGCATACGTGATAAATTTAGCCAAAACATTGGAAGGCAGGTTTCATCAAAGGTCATCTGGGATCACTTGGGAACAATGTATGACATGCAGGCGCTG CACGAGTCTGAAATCCTCCCTTTTCCAAACTCTGAAAAGAGCTTTGTCTTGCCTGATGACATAATACAGGAGGTTAGAGAAG GGAAAGTCGGTTCAGAGGATGATATAAAGGAAGAGTTTAAAGAAGAGCGGGATCTTTCAGCCACTCATGAAGAAG GCAGTAACTCTTCAGTAAAGATGGCCGAGCGCTCAAGCAGTggcagagagaaggagaaggagcgAGAGCGTGAAAGGGAGAAGGGGAACTCAGTTGAGTCAGGTTCTAAGGAGGCCGCCAGTGAGAAAAGGAAGCGAAATCGGGCCACAGAAAAAACACTGAGCACCGGAAACCCATCCAGCCCTGGTGGAGCCAAACGTCGCAGAACATAG